In Treponema sp. OMZ 798, the following proteins share a genomic window:
- the rd gene encoding rubredoxin, with amino-acid sequence MDKYVCDLCGYVYDPALGDPDGGIAPGTAFEDIPDDWVCPLCGVGKESFTKV; translated from the coding sequence ATGGATAAATATGTATGCGATTTATGCGGATATGTGTATGATCCGGCCCTAGGCGATCCCGATGGAGGTATTGCCCCAGGAACAGCATTTGAAGATATACCTGATGATTGGGTATGCCCCCTTTGCGGAGTAGGAAAAGAAAGCTTTACAAAGGTGTGA
- a CDS encoding AAA family ATPase — protein sequence MLKEDLIEKSPMRKLEKALGGGLAAGEVGVVTSKKGVGKTSILVQFGLDKLLQDKPVVHISFSQHVDYAITWYNDMFNELSKKKNLGNAQEVKSQAFAKRIVLNFNQDTVRTTQILKTIRALSEGGSKPSVVMIDDFNFAKALPEAMKEMKAFAKEMDIAVWYTAAADVSSFEIDESLKKYVDEIDVLLYLENDGDFVRIKALKEHGNGASDTGSSFDAKTMLLSEK from the coding sequence ATGCTTAAAGAAGATTTGATTGAAAAAAGCCCCATGAGAAAACTCGAAAAAGCTCTCGGCGGCGGCTTGGCAGCAGGTGAGGTAGGTGTTGTTACATCTAAAAAGGGTGTAGGAAAAACATCTATTTTAGTTCAATTCGGTTTAGATAAACTCTTACAGGACAAGCCTGTTGTTCATATATCGTTCAGCCAGCATGTGGATTATGCCATAACATGGTATAACGATATGTTCAATGAACTTTCGAAGAAAAAGAATCTTGGGAATGCTCAAGAGGTAAAGTCCCAAGCTTTTGCTAAGAGGATTGTCTTAAACTTTAATCAGGACACGGTTAGAACTACTCAGATTTTAAAGACAATCAGAGCCTTGTCAGAAGGAGGTTCAAAGCCGTCAGTAGTTATGATTGACGACTTTAACTTTGCAAAGGCCCTGCCTGAAGCAATGAAGGAGATGAAGGCCTTCGCCAAGGAAATGGATATAGCTGTTTGGTATACGGCTGCTGCAGATGTTTCTTCCTTTGAAATCGATGAGAGCTTAAAAAAGTATGTTGATGAGATTGATGTACTTTTATACCTTGAAAATGATGGGGATTTTGTAAGGATTAAGGCCTTAAAAGAACACGGAAACGGAGCCTCCGATACCGGATCTTCTTTTGATGCTAAAACCATGCTTTTGAGCGAAAAATAA